The Pyrus communis chromosome 2, drPyrComm1.1, whole genome shotgun sequence genome includes a window with the following:
- the LOC137724949 gene encoding uncharacterized protein, protein MDPRISFSNDFADTQQANKHELSYREAPVSSDFKFSVNNFGMISADEIIFKGTLLPLKDNGINSQQGNKTTTLRDELLVDDEEYGDVLPRATKSLSRWKERLGLKRAQIVAKKGDRGHSVLERIAEERRPVFVHEAVLISKES, encoded by the coding sequence ATGGATCCTAGAATCTCCTTCTCCAATGACTTTGCAGACACTCAACAAGCGAACAAGCACGAATTGAGCTACCGAGAAGCGCCCGTTTCTTCAGATTTCAAATTCTCCGTGAACAACTTTGGAATGATCTCAGCAGACGAGATCATATTCAAGGGCACATTGTTGCCGTTGAAGGATAATGGTATCAACAGCCAGCAAGGGAATAAGACTACTACTTTGAGAGATGAACTACTAGTTGATGATGAAGAATATGGGGATGTGCTGCCCAGGGCAACAAAGAGTTTGAGCAGGTGGAAGGAGCGTTTGGGGCTCAAGAGGGCTCAAATTGTTGCGAAAAAAGGCGATAGAGGCCATTCAGTGTTGGAGAGGATTGCAGAAGAGAGGAGGCCTGTGTTTGTTCATGAGGCTGTGCTTATTAGCAAGGAAAGCTAG